The following nucleotide sequence is from Vitis vinifera cultivar Pinot Noir 40024 chromosome 14, ASM3070453v1.
ACTAATATAAAGTCGATCTTACATTAtgaagtttaataaaaaaaaaacttacagcAATGGGTTGTTACATGTCGCACGATTATGCCCAAGCTGATTACAACGAGAACAATGAActgtttttttttacatgaattgAGACTCGATTCGACGTTTCCTAGGTCTTCCAGGAGGTCGCTTTGTGGTTGGAGGATTAAGAAAGGGATAAGTATGACCCAAGGCATCACGAACGGTTCCATCTTCATCAATCATTGGCATGTCATGCGTTACCAAAGTACGCATGCTTCCAGAGTATATCTTCTCTTGCAAATTGTACTTATACTAGTCATCAACATAATCAGATACATCAAACCCCATTCGCCGTATAGCTGCACAAGCATGATCACATGGGATTCCAGACATTTGCCATGCTTTACATGTGCAAGTTCGCTCCATTAAGTTCACTTCCAGGAATGCTTTTCCATTGGATACTTTCATCGAACTACCCAAGTGTAAATAAGTGATATAATTTTCACCTTTTCCAATGTTCAATGCAATCTTTTCTTCTGTTTTAGGACCAATACACCCATTCCATTTTACAAGTCCATTTTTATGCTCGACTAAAAGAGATCCTAACTTATCCATATGCTCGATGAAGAAAACACAAATGTTATGGTGTCGTTCATGTCTTAACCAAGAGTTGAAAGACTCGGCCAAATTACTTGTCATCTTATCCCAACGCATCTTCTTAAATTTAGAGATTGCCCAATGTTGAGGGTTATTTTCTTCAACCCACTTCGCCAAATCATGATTAAATGTCCTTAAAGTATCCATTGCAACCTCATAATCACAATCTAACCTAGCATAGGCGATAGAATCAAGCATTTGCAAagcattttcctttcctttcctcccTTTAGTGTTTAGCTTTGTTAGAAAGCTACTGAAGTTTTCTTTAATGTGACGATAGCAATGTGCATGGTTTTCACTACCAAATACCTCTGAAACACTACGGATAATCCCTTGGTGCCTATCAGATATTATTATAACATCTCTTTCACCTATGACCATCTTCAATTTCTCTAAAAACCAAAGCCAATCCTCGTAATTCTCAGAGTTAAATAAGCCATAAGCAAGTGGAAACATGCCATCGTCAGCATCATAGGAAGAAGCTGAAAATAAAGCACCATTGTATGGCCCACTCATGTGGGATGAATCTATTGATATAATAGGCCGACATCCCAGTTGAAACCCATGTATTGACACTGAAAGGGCAACAAACAATTGCATAAAATGACCATCATCCGAACATCTATATTCAGCAATCGTCCCTGGATTTGTTTCAATAAGCCTTGTACATAACCAAGGTAACAACTTATACGACCATTGCGGCACACCATGAATTCGTTCTTTAGCCTTCTCTTTCAAGTTCCATGCTTGACAATAATTCAATTGCATTCCGTATTGTCGACGAAAGTCTTTACATATTTGACGGGGTAAGTAATCTGGATTTGAACGAATAACATCATCAATCATAGCTGTGGCTCGATTACAATGAACTACTGGTTCGGAAATTGACACATCTTCTAAAGAGTGGTTATGTTCATTTCTAAATGTATGCACTTGAACTATTTTTGTTCTCCCAACAGCACGAGCAGTTACTTTCCAAGGGCATCCTTCAACAACACATATTACAGTCATATGCTTAAGACAATTCCTCTTAAACTTATATCTAAAACGGCCTCCTACTGACATGAGATATATTGCATCCCGAAATTCATTTGCAGTTGAGAAGGTATGCCCACTACCCAATATTGCACTCTCAAAATGGCTTGACTCTAGTGGACCAACATGTGATTCAGCACATCTTTGCTGAAATCCTCGTGATTGCATTCTAATATCAACATCTCTTGTTGAATATGGGACCAGTGAGTTAGACCCTACGATTGTTTCGTTCAAGCTGCATTATAACATCTAATGAATAAgcataaatattacaaaataaataaatacatggaATCATTTaagattatatatttttttgatataaCTTACCCTTGTCCTCCATTCTCAATCGTTTCATCGTCTTCAACTGTTGAtgctaaacatatatatacacgtGCACATCGGTCACTAAATTGAAACATGTTTGTcaagtcttcatcatttttcaatggttGAAGTGCATATAAATCAAACGGGAGAGTATATGAAAATGTTGGTCCCACTATATTGATGTTCATTTTCCCACAAATCCttgaaacaaaatcattatATGTCATTGATCGTTCTAAACTTAGACCCTCTCGTCTCCCACCCATATATTCCACATTGCCATGTTCATCTCTTACTAGCTCTCCTCCAATGTGCAGATAACAATAAATTGTATTATTTGGATCCATTTAAATGCTACTCGATCATGTGCAGCCCCTGTTTAGAAGCATGAACCTTTAGTCAAGCTGAAACAATTAACTAATTTCTTAATAACACTGCATAAACCAACTTACTTATAACAAAACTGATTATCATGCCTATGACcatcatatattaatacatcATTTATCTTTGAAACTTTACAAACGAGCTTCATTTACATTTCATAGTTTACAATTAATGGTGTAAATATAGACATGCATAGTGTATACTTAACATTAAGCAATGCAATTATTCTATTTTACTTCGTAGTAATTTGTTATGTTATATAAGTTAGGGAGTGAACCTCTCAATTCATGGGCTAACCATTGTTTTGGTAACTCTTCAAGCCAAATTGTGCTAATTTCACTCTCTTCGGGCCACCCCCTCAAACAATGGGTCGACCTTTATTTTGCCCACTGCCCAAATTTAACCATAACAATGTTACAACCAAGGGCCGACCTCCAAACAATTGGGCCAGCCCTTATTTTGCCTACTGCCCAACTTAAACCACAATAATGTTTACAACCAAGGGCCGACCTCCAAAAAAATGGGTCAACCTTTATTTTGCCCACTGCCCAAATTAAACCACAACAATGTTTACAACCAAGGGCCGACCTCCAAACAAATGGGTCAGCCTTTATTTTGCCTACTATCCAGATTAAACCACAACAATATTTACAACTAAGGGCCTACCTCCAAACAAATGGGTCAGCCTTTAATTCACTTACTGCAACCTCTTacgaaaacaataatttcatccAAATGTCATTAACTGGATTACGGCCAACCCCTTCATCTAAGGGTAGACCCTTACTATGACTACTACAcacataaacaaaacaaatttcatatttgtggtTGTGACCATCAATTTTGAACCTAAGGCTCCAATACTATTTTCCCTAATTCCCACATAAATTCATGCCCGCTttactaaatttgttttattttcttcttcaattcaatCCTTATTCATTacaaattcaaaacttttattaagaaatttattcaaactttaatcccaatcatttttaaaatttatactcaTCTACTCATGACTAAACATGAATTCTTTTCCCATGCATTAGATTCACCAATTAACAACTATAAAAGATCACTCAAATTACTCATTTTGGAATCCCAGATAAACAAcattaaacaacaaaacatcTCGAATCCCATATAAACAACATTAAACAACAAATTGTTTGAACATTCCTAAAAATTGTATTCCCTTCACATGCAAtactcatatttttcttctcttttccgtATTCTTCCCAACAACCACATACAACACAAACACAACAATtcagaaataaaacaaaatcaatatagCTTACCACCATCTCATTTTCCcatcatttatcaaaatttaagccatatttcatttcaaataaaccctaaataaattaaaatataaatttagataCAATATTAATGGACATTGAACATGTAGAAATATGCAATGTAATCAAGTTTAAATCACAAAATTGCACAAATCACATAACTATGACATTATTCAAATctcaaagaatcaaaatgacaaatcaaaatataaagttattacaaaatttaataacatatatatatatcacctgGAAAAACCCTTGCTTTAAAAGTTAAATGCAactacaatatttttattcttcgtTATCTCGTTCtctcaatttctttctttctcctttttcgaTGTAAAAGCAAAATAGGAAGTACAACCAGGATAAAAATGACTGTCACTCCTGAAATAAGAAGAAggaaatgggttttttttttgtctacctGGCCTTTGTTAAGGGGTTCGCACTTGGACTTTTGTTTTCAGATTAATTTTTGGTGGGAAAATGAAGATGTCGTCTTCCTTATGGTGATGGaggagaaacaaaataagagatcAAGTTTGGAGGTTCGTTTGGGGTTGATGGGTTATCGCGATTTGAGAACCTACCAGATTTTTTATGGATCCTTTCGCCTTGTGATGGGTTGTGCCTGTGAACGAAGAAGAAAGAACATGTGTTTTTGGTGTTAGGGTTTggttgaagaaagaagaagatatttgggggtaaatattgtttaaaacATCAATCCATGTGGAATGTCTAGCTGGCTGATGACATGTAACTGAGTCATGTCATTGGTTTAAGTGGACAACAAGCAACTTATCCAACTAGGAGAGATGTCAAATTATaggagggtatttttggaagggTCTCAATATCACTATTACAGTGTATGAAATGtgatttatttttcacaaaatctattgaatttgaaaagtaaaaagttaagtttccaaaaggcaaaattttgccccttggtgtatggttacataaattcccctttaattaatatatatatatatatatctctctctctctctctcatgatTCTAGCTTAGATGCtattatttgttgaaaaaatgTTGCAATTCGGTTTAATAATTAAAGCTCTATTAACATCTTCTTTTATCTAGACCTAGACTTCCTTTAGATTTAGGTTTACAAACATCTTCACAAACTAAAGGAATCTCCTTGCTAGGCCCATATTTGGTTGTCACATGATTCTTTTTGTTAATCTCCTTGTTATTCATTACCTTACGCAATGAGCTAactaaattagttttaattaaaactatttttccaACTTTTAATGGAAAGCACATTTTCCACTAAACTTTAGaaaatatacattttattttactttaaataatagGACATTCGATATATTTATTGATATCATTAGAAAGTGGAATACTAGGAACCCTTTCCAACTCTTTCTCACATCCCCTTGAATATTATTGGGAATTTGAAATGAGAACttatgaaaattcaaaagttgGTTTGATCATATTACAAAAATTAGACAAAATCTTTTCGATATTAGAACAAGCAATCTATGAGGCTTTATAAAAAAACGATGCATTCACATGCAAACATGATGTTGAAGTTGGGCTTGGGTGTGTAAGTGGATTGATCCAACCCAACTCAATAAATGAGAAATAAGGGGAGTAGTTTTGGGGAGTTTTAAAACTACCCAGAAACTatcactattaaaaaaaaaaaaaaaaatctctttgactttctctctctatgagaaaatatgaaagatcATGCTTATAAAGATAATTCTTTATCTTGAAGTTTTCTGGTTTTCTCTGTGGAAATGAAGGTAAGGTACTTGTGTTGTAAAAACAAAGTAGTTTTGGTGTTCATATTTCCATTTATGACTTAAGGTgagaaaattgataaataaatcaatcaatagaAATCCTTGGACACTTTAGAAGGTAACCCAAAAGCCCTTTTTTccatcacataaaaaataaactttggGCCCATTATAATGAGTTAGAATACATAGATGGTTCGTAGGGTTTTTGGTATGTTTAAATGGCCCTTTACCCAAGTATTCTTTTAGACAAAAAGTGTAGGACGAGTAAGGATTTGTTCAACCAATGGCTCCTAATGgctgaattttttgttataggataccattgattaaaataaaataggaaatattgGAAATGCTTTTTGTAACTCATTCGATCCATGTGAAAATCTTACTTGGATGAAACTATCATCATGAATCCCCATTATAGCATATTATAAATTTCTTCCATATGATAACCAAACTGTCATGTaccataatatattttttctcctATTAAAAGAGTTTATGATTTCATGAgctacaaaaatattattattaatgaatCTTCTTCGAAAAAGACCCACTACAAAGGTGAGAAATCGTATTTAAGAAGGTTTTCTCCTATTAGTCAAAGTTACGTAAGCTAATAGGTTTATGATAAtttgaagatcacaagttaccaaAGTTAGAAATTAAGGTGATAAAAATCTTATTGATGATCTCTTTGAGCATATAGACACTAAAAAAAAAGGACTTCCATCATTTTATAAACAAATTCCCCATATATATTccaatgtttttaaaagaaattaacttAAGTGACTCTCGGGTGTACAAACTTTGTCCTCGATGATTTCTTTAATTaactttctattttccttttccataACACAAGGAAAGAATCAATCAAATAAATCCTTCCTTATACTCAAGTTCTCAAATGTGaataccaaaaacaaaaaaacaaaaaaatcattattattatcatatcaTATTCTTTCCAAGTCTCtaattttctaaattctatttttctttctgctATTGAAGCCTATCTCCTAATAAAATCCAACATTGTCTTACTTTTTGAGCTCACTCCATCGATCTCCTCTAATTTCAGTAAACTATtaggattttgaggaagaaaaatattcttttgaaaGCGCATACAAGTGCTATTGTCATCAATTTTCCTTGAACCACCTCCCTATTTTGGGGGTGTGGCCCTTATATAATAACTCAAAATGGAAACTACAGTACCAGCCAAAATGTGTGGAGAATGAGCTAGTTCACTTGGATAAATTCTCAAATGCTAGATTTGAAGGTTGAAGGTTGAAGAATGCCACATGACCTGAAATGATGGTGGCTTTTAAAGAAGTGCACATTGCTAGGACTAGTTGTGATGATGGCTGCCAATTACTCAATGCCCTGTCCCACATTCATTATGATAAATTTGTACTGAAAAAATAGCCACAAATTGTAATAAGGCAATTAAAACTCCATGGGGAACGTGAATCATATTCATACCCATGGgccttttaataattttctccCATCTGTCTACCTCCTATCTGGCAATTTATCATAACCAAATTCAATAAATAGTGTTAGGCCTAACGCTTTTTGAGGCTTACCCCCCACCTACAATGAAAAACTTGAAGGCTTCACTTTCGTCTGGGTTCTTCTATAACTATGGAGGACTCCGTCTTGGTTAGCTGTCTTCATGAAAGCATATAACCAAAGGAATCGGAAAATATGAGGGTGGAAGCATTCAAATGCATGTGGTGGATACAGTTGAGGGGTCATGTTATGAGAAGGGGACTCACTACTTGTCCCTACGTTGTTTTCCTTGCCCCCAACTCTTCCTTCTGACCAAAAGCATGCAAACAAAAGCTAGATTTAAAGAAAGGGATTTGGGATTCTGTTGGCTACAGGCTTATGGAAGCTCTACTccattaccaaaatgcccttgcTCAATTATGTTACTGTACCAAAACCAAGTGTCTAATTggaatgcttttaaaaataacctcaaaaaatgtttttttagaacACTTCTCAAATTTCTTGAGAATcgttcaatttcttttaaagagtttttatttccaatcatttttcatatttgtctaattgtttttaaaaaatagtcgttaaaaataaaatgaaaacaaattaaaataattaaaatatgttatcaaGCAAATATATTGATgccaaaatgaatttataaacTTTGAGAATTGTTCTTTTATCGAAAAGAATAACCAAGTTTGCGGATTCTAAAAATTTTTCTAGGATCATCCATTGACGTAACAGTTCCATTGcctgatttattttattttatttttcataaataaagcCATTCCATAGCTGAGATGCCTTATCCCTTTGATAAGGGTAATTTGGGTAACTTTCAATGTCCAAACTGCTTGCCCATTACCTGTCTCCTTTCTAATTGAACACGACCGTTGAGATGTTATGGTCAGTCCTTTCCCGCTATTCTTGAAAACCGTTGCTTCAAGATATGGAAATATGAAAAATGCTTCAAGCTCTAACCACCAGTAGGTAAGCCATCTCCTAACTCTACACAATTCCACACACTTCCTTCCGCATAGACTGTCTTTCTCAAATACATAACACTGCCATCCATGCTTCCTCAATAGCCACTGCAATTCATCCCTGCAAAAAGGCCCtgtttcttagaaaatttgaaacatgGGATTTCACATACCTGGAAACCCCATGAGCCAAAGTTGCATGAGATTTGAACACAACACTCATTGCAGACAATATCAACATGAAATGCTTGGGAAGATGAGATTTGTCATCTCTgcgtttttctttcttatgatGTTTTCTTACACAGGTGAACTTTTAGATGGTTCTCAGGCTTCAATTCGTTTTAATTTTGTTCCGCTTGTTCAATTTTCCTGTTCTGTTTTTGTGTATGCAGCTGCATATGATCCCTTGGATCCTAATGGAAACATTACTATCAAATGGGATATCATGTCTTGGACCCCAGATGGCTATGTGGTGAGTTAGAATTTCATATATGATCCTTTGGATCGGAATCTTCGAATAGTATTGATGACAAAATGTTGCAGGCGGTGGTGACAATGCACAACTTCCAAATGTACCGGCACATCATAAGCCCAGGTTGGACCTTGGGATGGACCTGGGCTAAGAAAGAAGTGATATGGTCCATGGTGGGAGCTCAAACCACTGAACAAGGAGACTGCTCCAAGTTCAAAGGGAACATACCACATTGCTGTAAGAAAACCCCCACAGTGGTAGACTTGCTCCCTGGGGTTCCTTACAACCAACAGTTCTCTAATTGCTGCAAAGGGGGAGTGGTGTCCTCATGGGGCCAAGATCCTGCTGCTTCTGTCTCTGCCTTCCAAGTGAGTGTGGGGCTAGCTGGTACTTCCAACAAGACCGTGAAGCTTCCCAAGAACTTCACATTGCTAGGGCCAGGTCCTGGCTACACCTGTGGGATTGCAAAGATTGTGCCCCCCACCAATTTCCTCACACCTGACCGCCGCCGCAAAACTCAGGCACTTAGTGAGTTCTGTTCTCTCATGAGATCCAACTGTTCCACAGTCTCTTCCtgttcaattatttttgtttgattgttttCCTATCCATTTGATTGGTAAGAAAAttcaggaaaaggaaaaggcttcattctttcCCCACTGACACGATAGGACTCCAGGctatgtttgttttatttgtcatAGAGATATCGATAAGGGAAACATAAATGGCATAGCTGAAAAATTAGTTGCTGAAGATCTAATGTTAGTCTACTTTTGGGATGGCTGAATTTTGTTGTTTACCGCAGCAATCCTGAGTTTTATCTACCCAATTTTAGAACCATAATgctctttcctttctctttggTTTTAAGATACGGAATCATCTTTGGCTAAATAATTTTCAGGACCTTGCTAACATTTTTCCTTCATGTCTACCCTTGTAATGTATGCAGTGACATGGAATGTGACTTGCACTTATTCACAGCTCCGCGCCCGGAAAAATCCAAGTTGCTGTGTCTCCTTCTCTTCTTTCTACAATGAAACAATCACTCCTTGCCCTTCTTGTGCTTGTGGCtgccaaaacaaaaataactgtGTCCAGTAAGCTACCATATCCACCACCTGCATTTGCATATATCCCTTTTTTTTGGTATGCACCTAAACCCATTGATGGTGATGCAGGAGCGATTCCAAACTTCTGAGTATGGTGGGAATAAACACTCCAAGAAAAGATAACGTACCTCTGCTGCAATGCACGCACCACATGTGCCCGGTTCGGGTGCACTGGCATCTGAAGATCAACTATAAGGACTACTGGCGTGTGAAGGTCTCCATAACCAATTTCAACTACAGGCTGAACTACACATTGTGGACCCTTGTTGTTCAGCATCCAAACCTCAACAATGTTACTCAAGTTTTTAGCTTTGATTACAAGCCTCTGGTCCCCTA
It contains:
- the LOC100244586 gene encoding COBRA-like protein 4 isoform X2, yielding MGFHIPGNPMSQSCMRFEHNTHCRQYQHEMLGKMRFVISAFFFLMMFSYTAAYDPLDPNGNITIKWDIMSWTPDGYVAVVTMHNFQMYRHIISPGWTLGWTWAKKEVIWSMVGAQTTEQGDCSKFKGNIPHCCKKTPTVVDLLPGVPYNQQFSNCCKGGVVSSWGQDPAASVSAFQVSVGLAGTSNKTVKLPKNFTLLGPGPGYTCGIAKIVPPTNFLTPDRRRKTQALMTWNVTCTYSQLRARKNPSCCVSFSSFYNETITPCPSCACGCQNKNNCVQSDSKLLSMVGINTPRKDNVPLLQCTHHMCPVRVHWHLKINYKDYWRVKVSITNFNYRLNYTLWTLVVQHPNLNNVTQVFSFDYKPLVPYESINDTGMFYGMKFYNDQLMEAGPFGNVQSEVLFQKDNSFTFKQGWAFPRKVYFNGDECMLPLPETYPFLPNSAHQNLLAFSTFISSVIFLLVTVW
- the LOC104881630 gene encoding uncharacterized protein LOC104881630 gives rise to the protein MTVICVVEGCPWKVTARAVGRTKIVQVHTFRNEHNHSLEDVSISEPVVHCNRATAMIDDVIRSNPDYLPRQICKDFRRQYGMQLNYCQAWNLKEKAKERIHGVPQWSYKLLPWLCTRLIETNPGTIAEYRCSDDGHFMQLFVALSVSIHGFQLGCRPIISIDSSHMSGPYNGALFSASSYDADDGMFPLAYGLFNSENYEDWLWFLEKLKMVIGERDVIIISDRHQGIIRSVSEVFGSENHAHCYRHIKENFSSFLTKLNTKGRKGKENALQMLDSIAYARLDCDYEVAMDTLRTFNHDLAKWVEENNPQHWAISKFKKMRWDKMTSNLAESFNSWLRHERHHNICVFFIEHMDKLGSLLVEHKNGLVKWNGCIGPKTEEKIALNIGKGENYITYLHLGSSMKVSNGKAFLEVNLMERTCTCKAWQMSGIPCDHACAAIRRMGFDVSDYVDD
- the LOC100244586 gene encoding COBRA-like protein 4 isoform X1 — its product is MGFHIPGNPMSQSCMRFEHNTHCRQYQHEMLGKMRFVISAFFFLMMFSYTGELLDGSQASIRFNFVPLVQFSCSVFVYAAAYDPLDPNGNITIKWDIMSWTPDGYVAVVTMHNFQMYRHIISPGWTLGWTWAKKEVIWSMVGAQTTEQGDCSKFKGNIPHCCKKTPTVVDLLPGVPYNQQFSNCCKGGVVSSWGQDPAASVSAFQVSVGLAGTSNKTVKLPKNFTLLGPGPGYTCGIAKIVPPTNFLTPDRRRKTQALMTWNVTCTYSQLRARKNPSCCVSFSSFYNETITPCPSCACGCQNKNNCVQSDSKLLSMVGINTPRKDNVPLLQCTHHMCPVRVHWHLKINYKDYWRVKVSITNFNYRLNYTLWTLVVQHPNLNNVTQVFSFDYKPLVPYESINDTGMFYGMKFYNDQLMEAGPFGNVQSEVLFQKDNSFTFKQGWAFPRKVYFNGDECMLPLPETYPFLPNSAHQNLLAFSTFISSVIFLLVTVW